In Methylococcus geothermalis, one genomic interval encodes:
- the fchA gene encoding methenyltetrahydrofolate cyclohydrolase, with amino-acid sequence MIKDQPIQQFLDELASKSATPGGGSAAAVMGAMGAALVGMVCHLTVGKKNYEAVEAEMAGVLARADALRAQSMDMIRADVEAFDRVMAAYALPRDTEDDKAARGRAIQEALKAATDVPLACARLCVDIIELSDIAAQKGNRNLISDAGVAVMAAHAALKSAALNVYVNAKGVKDEAFARDRVDRLEALLKEGEAKAIAVFETVKAHL; translated from the coding sequence ATGATCAAAGACCAGCCTATCCAGCAGTTTCTCGACGAACTCGCCAGCAAGTCTGCGACACCCGGCGGCGGCAGCGCGGCGGCCGTGATGGGCGCGATGGGCGCGGCGCTGGTCGGCATGGTATGTCATCTGACCGTGGGCAAGAAGAACTACGAGGCCGTCGAAGCCGAGATGGCCGGCGTCCTGGCGCGGGCCGACGCCTTGCGGGCGCAATCCATGGACATGATCCGGGCGGACGTCGAAGCGTTCGACCGCGTCATGGCGGCCTACGCCCTGCCCCGCGACACGGAGGACGACAAAGCCGCGCGCGGCAGGGCCATCCAGGAAGCGCTGAAAGCCGCGACCGACGTGCCCTTGGCCTGCGCCCGGCTTTGCGTGGATATCATCGAACTGAGTGACATCGCCGCCCAAAAAGGCAACCGCAACCTCATCAGCGACGCCGGCGTGGCCGTCATGGCCGCCCATGCCGCCCTCAAAAGCGCGGCACTGAACGTCTACGTCAACGCCAAGGGCGTGAAAGACGAGGCTTTCGCCCGTGATCGGGTGGACCGGCTCGAGGCCCTGCTGAAGGAAGGCGAGGCCAAGGCCATTGCCGTTTTCGAAACGGTCAAGGCCCATCTTTAG
- a CDS encoding cyclase family protein: MVFLSACASMTETGKISPCATEAVKQPTTDLWSFYETGLKKAKYIDLTHVLTPTIPVWEGFGPSRFLPAIDPASGNAYRYDSDGFEATRYDLATDQLGTQLDPPAHWAPEFPAIDELPPTYAVRPLVVVSIVDQVSRNPAYALQIGDLLDWERRNGRIPAGSVVMVRSDWSKAWPDPKLAVDTNFPGVSLDALRWLHEQRKILFHGHEPLDTDTTPDLAGERWLMHHGYAQAEGVAHLDRVPEKGCLVTIGFPEFQGGLGGYARYVAICPPDWGHGVAVDEVQEAPLPRSEKRLQWDPSLGLRIRR; encoded by the coding sequence TTGGTTTTCCTGAGCGCATGCGCGTCGATGACCGAGACGGGGAAAATCTCGCCGTGCGCCACAGAAGCGGTTAAGCAGCCCACAACCGATCTCTGGTCGTTCTATGAGACGGGCCTGAAGAAGGCCAAGTACATCGACCTGACGCATGTGCTCACACCGACGATCCCCGTCTGGGAGGGATTCGGGCCGTCACGGTTCCTGCCGGCCATCGATCCGGCAAGCGGAAACGCGTACCGGTATGACAGCGACGGTTTCGAGGCAACCCGCTACGACCTCGCCACGGATCAGTTGGGCACGCAATTGGATCCGCCCGCGCACTGGGCGCCGGAGTTCCCGGCGATCGACGAATTGCCGCCGACTTACGCGGTACGACCGCTGGTGGTCGTATCGATTGTCGACCAAGTATCCCGAAACCCGGCCTATGCCCTGCAAATCGGCGATCTCTTGGACTGGGAGCGGCGGAACGGTCGCATTCCGGCGGGATCGGTGGTCATGGTGCGGAGTGACTGGTCGAAAGCCTGGCCCGATCCCAAATTGGCCGTCGACACGAATTTCCCGGGCGTCTCGCTCGATGCGCTGCGCTGGCTTCATGAACAGCGCAAGATACTGTTTCATGGCCACGAACCCTTGGACACCGATACCACCCCGGACCTCGCCGGCGAACGTTGGCTGATGCATCACGGCTATGCGCAGGCCGAGGGAGTCGCGCATCTGGATCGGGTTCCGGAAAAGGGCTGTCTGGTGACCATCGGATTCCCCGAGTTCCAAGGGGGTCTCGGCGGCTATGCGCGCTATGTGGCAATCTGTCCGCCCGACTGGGGACACGGCGTTGCGGTCGACGAGGTCCAGGAAGCACCGCTCCCGAGAAGCGAAAAACGTTTGCAATGGGACCCGTCACTGGGACTGCGGATCCGCAGGTGA
- a CDS encoding class I SAM-dependent methyltransferase, translating to MKRIGDPGGKPVLDLACGEGRYTRLIRQAGAAKMVGLDISERMIDLARAQEAKEPFGIEYWVEDAGTIVPQQDFDLAIAAWLLVDAHDRTELACMCRRGGRRFLGGSAGLSAGDPDRMHPRIARDNRPGGFAAQLQTMATTTNEPPCHHRGAGPLIFALLALPLATHGTLPVSTALATSPVPRATVQLRPLTTHYPKRCKGSSAANSGPSGVCLLASTSPKASGEFRVRPVSAPGQTAADQPLPVNTILALPPGNSEIFKATGIDNPNTAKITVRENQVETVKTMTLRFVKTKPTATQVNRAAWPRQLYLCRAVHFPVQIESVVRRPPRGCARSAWRGRARGRRCA from the coding sequence ATGAAACGAATCGGCGATCCGGGAGGGAAACCAGTCCTCGATCTCGCTTGTGGCGAAGGGCGCTACACCCGATTGATCCGGCAGGCCGGAGCGGCGAAGATGGTCGGGCTCGACATTTCGGAGCGAATGATCGACCTGGCGCGCGCTCAGGAAGCGAAGGAACCTTTCGGCATTGAATACTGGGTCGAGGACGCCGGGACGATCGTGCCCCAACAGGATTTCGACCTCGCAATCGCCGCTTGGCTGCTCGTTGATGCCCATGACCGCACGGAACTCGCATGCATGTGCCGGCGGGGTGGACGGCGCTTTCTGGGCGGATCTGCTGGATTATCCGCCGGCGATCCTGATCGAATGCACCCAAGGATAGCTCGTGACAACCGGCCGGGTGGTTTTGCGGCACAGCTGCAAACGATGGCAACAACAACGAATGAACCACCCTGTCACCATCGCGGAGCGGGGCCCTTAATTTTCGCCTTGCTCGCCCTACCACTCGCGACTCATGGGACCCTGCCCGTCTCGACAGCACTGGCGACCAGCCCTGTCCCTCGTGCGACAGTGCAGCTGCGGCCTCTGACCACTCACTATCCCAAACGCTGCAAAGGTTCTTCCGCCGCCAACTCCGGGCCCAGTGGCGTATGTCTCTTGGCCAGCACCAGCCCCAAGGCCAGCGGTGAGTTCCGCGTCCGGCCGGTTTCTGCGCCGGGACAAACCGCAGCCGATCAACCTTTACCCGTCAATACCATCCTGGCTCTGCCGCCCGGCAACTCTGAGATATTCAAGGCCACGGGGATCGATAACCCAAATACCGCCAAGATCACCGTGAGGGAAAACCAGGTTGAGACGGTCAAGACCATGACTTTGCGCTTCGTGAAAACCAAACCCACCGCCACCCAGGTCAATCGCGCTGCATGGCCCCGGCAACTATACCTATGTCGTGCCGTTCACTTTCCAGTACAAATTGAATCCGTCGTCAGACGACCGCCACGCGGTTGCGCCCGGTCTGCTTGGCGAGGTAGAGCGCGCGGTCGGCGTTGTGCTTGA
- a CDS encoding GGDEF domain-containing protein, with amino-acid sequence MDPYTLYTLLTLASVGKAGLILLVAPQYPRRITRGMHSWALGGLMMGMNFALFVLAARALVPESVALGGAVTLGIGGTILVFVAVQELRERFYSKFVLLGVFVFTAVSNAYTLYAGHNKLRIITNSALAAAVFFMISYALLRSAPPSGRSIYRVTGVLALTISVVLAIRAVNPLILGSPIVHPMDENWVQQLTYSAILIGNVLGSLCFGLIVAEELNAELHQLASFDSLTRIYNRRVFENLATEELLRARTKREPVSLLMIDIDHFKQVNDSHGHAAGDAALVRVAETMEESLRHRDLFCRYGGEEFGVLLPSTAQEQAQRIADRLRLAMMHAGFRYGEEDIPLTVSIGVACIDRPPYDLSLIKHNADRALYLAKQTGRNRVAVV; translated from the coding sequence ATGGATCCCTACACTCTCTATACCCTCCTGACGCTGGCTTCGGTAGGCAAGGCCGGTCTCATTCTGTTGGTGGCTCCCCAATATCCCCGCCGCATCACCCGCGGCATGCATTCGTGGGCGTTGGGAGGGCTGATGATGGGGATGAATTTCGCACTTTTCGTCCTTGCCGCCAGAGCTCTGGTTCCGGAATCGGTAGCGCTGGGCGGGGCGGTCACGCTCGGGATCGGCGGAACCATCCTGGTCTTCGTCGCCGTGCAAGAACTCCGGGAGCGCTTCTATAGCAAGTTCGTACTGCTTGGCGTTTTCGTGTTTACCGCCGTCAGTAACGCCTACACCCTGTATGCCGGTCATAACAAACTCCGCATCATTACGAACAGCGCGTTGGCCGCTGCGGTGTTCTTCATGATCTCCTACGCCCTTCTCCGCTCGGCGCCCCCCTCCGGCCGGTCGATTTACCGGGTCACCGGTGTCCTGGCTCTGACGATCAGCGTGGTCTTGGCGATACGCGCAGTAAATCCGCTCATCCTGGGCTCACCGATAGTCCATCCCATGGACGAAAACTGGGTGCAGCAATTGACGTATTCCGCCATCCTGATAGGAAACGTCTTGGGCTCCCTGTGTTTCGGACTGATCGTCGCCGAGGAACTCAACGCCGAACTGCATCAACTGGCATCGTTCGACTCGCTCACACGGATCTACAACCGGCGAGTCTTCGAAAACCTCGCCACCGAGGAACTGCTCCGAGCCCGCACCAAGCGGGAGCCGGTCTCATTGCTCATGATCGACATCGATCATTTCAAGCAGGTCAACGATAGTCACGGCCATGCCGCGGGCGATGCCGCCCTCGTCAGGGTTGCGGAGACCATGGAAGAAAGCCTGCGGCACCGCGATCTGTTTTGCCGCTACGGCGGTGAGGAGTTCGGCGTTCTGCTGCCGTCAACCGCGCAGGAACAAGCACAGCGCATCGCAGACCGCCTGCGGCTGGCGATGATGCACGCCGGCTTCCGCTACGGCGAAGAAGACATACCGCTCACCGTAAGCATCGGCGTTGCCTGTATCGACCGGCCACCCTACGATTTGTCCCTGATCAAGCACAACGCCGACCGCGCGCTCTACCTCGCCAAGCAGACCGGGCGCAACCGCGTGGCGGTCGTCTGA
- a CDS encoding winged helix-turn-helix transcriptional regulator → MTILPAASGAPNYLHVASRAAIVTFTMQRTSFKNMECPAARALECVGEWWSMLILRDAFQGLTRFDEFQASLGIAPNILTRRLKHLTINGLLERRMYNPRPPRYEYLLTAKGRDFFPVLAAMLAWGNKHLTPEGISVQLADRRSGELVEPALVDGRTLAPITPESVMLQPGPAASAQVRLRARVSRARLANAALPDQERGKPA, encoded by the coding sequence ATGACGATCCTCCCCGCGGCGTCCGGCGCGCCGAATTACTTGCATGTTGCTAGCCGCGCGGCTATAGTAACTTTCACTATGCAACGAACCAGCTTCAAGAACATGGAATGCCCGGCTGCGCGTGCCCTGGAATGTGTCGGCGAATGGTGGAGCATGCTGATTCTCCGCGATGCTTTCCAGGGGCTTACCCGATTCGACGAATTCCAGGCCAGCCTGGGAATCGCCCCCAACATCCTGACGCGGCGGCTGAAACATCTGACCATAAACGGTTTGCTGGAACGCCGCATGTACAACCCGCGTCCGCCAAGATATGAATATCTTCTGACGGCCAAAGGCCGCGATTTCTTCCCGGTACTGGCGGCGATGCTCGCCTGGGGCAACAAGCACCTGACGCCCGAAGGGATATCGGTCCAATTGGCGGACCGCCGTTCCGGCGAACTCGTTGAACCGGCTTTGGTAGACGGCCGCACCCTGGCGCCGATCACACCCGAGAGCGTGATGCTGCAGCCGGGGCCCGCGGCGAGCGCACAGGTTCGTCTTCGCGCCCGCGTGTCGCGGGCCCGATTGGCGAATGCCGCTCTGCCTGACCAAGAGCGGGGAAAGCCGGCATGA
- the fabF gene encoding beta-ketoacyl-ACP synthase II produces the protein MSMRRVVVTGMGMASPLGCGVEQVWSRLIAGRSGLRALPEELVADVPAKVGGVVPTRVEDRAAGFDSDQVASSKDQRKMDRFILFALAAAEEAIAQSGWLPTDARSRERTTTVIASGIGGFPAITQAVRTTDRRGVQRLSPFTIPSFLVNMAAGHVSIRYGYQGPIGAPVTACAAGVQAIGDAARLIRQGEADVAVCGGTEACIDRVSLGGFAAARALSSRFNDEPERASRPFDGARDGFVMGEGAGLLVIEALEHAQARGAQPLAELVGYGTNADAYHLTSGPEDGAGARRAMQAALGQAGLTPADIQHLNAHATSTPVGDRCELEAIKSLFGRNPSVAVSSTKSATGHLLGAAGGVEAIFTVLALRDQIVPATLNLEHPDPASEGLDIVSGAARPMALEHAMSNGFGFGGVNASIVLRRWQV, from the coding sequence ATGAGCATGCGCCGCGTCGTCGTCACGGGCATGGGGATGGCATCTCCCCTGGGCTGCGGAGTCGAGCAGGTGTGGTCGCGCCTGATCGCCGGGCGTTCCGGATTGCGGGCGCTGCCCGAAGAACTGGTGGCCGATGTTCCGGCAAAGGTGGGCGGCGTCGTACCTACGAGAGTGGAAGACCGGGCAGCCGGCTTCGATTCCGACCAGGTGGCCTCGTCCAAGGATCAGCGCAAGATGGACCGCTTCATCCTGTTCGCGCTGGCCGCGGCCGAGGAAGCGATCGCCCAGTCGGGCTGGCTGCCGACGGACGCGAGATCGCGCGAACGCACCACAACGGTCATCGCCTCCGGCATTGGCGGCTTTCCGGCGATCACGCAGGCCGTACGCACGACGGACCGCCGCGGCGTACAGCGCCTGTCCCCGTTCACCATCCCATCCTTTCTCGTCAACATGGCGGCCGGGCATGTTTCCATCCGCTACGGCTATCAAGGCCCCATCGGCGCTCCGGTGACGGCCTGTGCGGCGGGTGTCCAGGCCATCGGCGACGCCGCCCGGCTGATCCGGCAAGGTGAAGCCGATGTGGCCGTCTGCGGCGGTACGGAGGCCTGCATCGATCGGGTGAGCCTGGGCGGGTTTGCCGCCGCGCGGGCCTTGTCGTCGCGCTTCAATGACGAACCGGAACGCGCCTCCCGCCCTTTCGACGGCGCACGCGACGGCTTCGTGATGGGAGAAGGCGCGGGGCTGCTGGTCATCGAAGCGCTGGAGCACGCCCAGGCACGGGGCGCCCAGCCCCTCGCCGAATTGGTCGGATACGGCACCAACGCGGACGCCTATCACCTCACCTCCGGCCCGGAAGATGGCGCCGGCGCCCGGCGCGCCATGCAGGCCGCCTTGGGGCAGGCCGGCCTCACTCCGGCGGACATCCAGCACCTCAACGCCCATGCCACCTCCACCCCCGTGGGGGACCGCTGCGAGTTGGAGGCCATCAAATCGCTGTTCGGCCGGAACCCAAGCGTCGCGGTCAGTTCGACCAAATCGGCGACCGGCCATCTGCTGGGCGCAGCGGGCGGCGTCGAGGCCATCTTTACCGTACTGGCGCTGCGCGACCAAATCGTGCCGGCGACGCTCAACCTGGAACATCCAGACCCTGCCAGCGAAGGCCTGGATATCGTGAGCGGTGCGGCCAGGCCCATGGCCCTCGAGCATGCGATGTCCAACGGCTTCGGTTTCGGCGGCGTGAACGCCAGCATCGTTCTGCGGCGCTGGCAGGTGTGA
- a CDS encoding GFA family protein, with protein MSVMLKGSCLCGAVKYEVSGDPQRFYHCHCSRCRKSSGTGHATNLFVANADLVFTDGKSLLKQFKVPEAKRFTRQFCSHCGSQVARYVPEIDGVVIPAGSLDDEIPIKPQARIFWDSRADWSCDGDTLPRHAEYPD; from the coding sequence ATGTCAGTCATGCTTAAAGGTAGCTGCCTTTGCGGCGCGGTGAAATATGAAGTCAGTGGTGATCCTCAACGCTTCTATCATTGCCATTGTTCCCGATGCCGAAAATCTTCAGGAACCGGGCATGCGACCAATCTATTCGTAGCAAATGCGGATTTGGTGTTTACGGACGGCAAATCCTTGCTGAAGCAATTCAAAGTACCCGAAGCCAAGCGGTTCACCCGGCAGTTTTGTAGTCACTGCGGAAGCCAGGTCGCCAGATACGTTCCGGAAATTGACGGCGTCGTCATACCAGCCGGCTCACTGGACGACGAAATCCCGATCAAACCGCAGGCGCGGATCTTCTGGGACTCAAGAGCCGATTGGTCTTGCGACGGGGATACCTTGCCGCGTCATGCGGAATATCCGGACTAA
- the zwf gene encoding glucose-6-phosphate dehydrogenase codes for MSQLQLPKSFNLVFFGGTGDLVTRKLLPGMYQCDRNGQLVRDGRIYCLGRQDLTQEMYLAKIEEKAREFIPKADWNDGVWSAFLSRLQYVRVDAGEPAQYAVLKEVLERNPAEVNVFFLSVAPSFFTTVCDNLARQGLSRANCRVVLEKPLGHDLASSNAITEAVGKHYRENQIYRIDHYLGKESVQNLMALRFGNALFEPLWRREWISNVQITIAEEVGIGSRGGFYEGTGALRDMVQNHLLQLLCFVAMEPPVSLDSNAIRDEKLKVLESLIPFTEEDVFKKTVRGQYRAGTSRGKPAVAYVEEAGIPADSKTETFVAIKAEIANWRWAGVPFYLFTGKRLPTRLAEIVINFRDVPHQIFPLAPGAAGAPAKLVIRLQPDEYIRLYLYAKQPGDTMELQPVYLDLNFAGAFKTNTRRAEGYERLLLDIIRGNQSLFVRQDELEQAWRWVEPILNTWAADPAGPKLYAAGTWGPAASAELLSRDGFCWHDED; via the coding sequence ATGAGTCAGCTCCAACTTCCCAAGTCATTCAACCTGGTGTTTTTTGGCGGTACCGGCGATCTGGTCACCCGCAAGCTCCTGCCGGGAATGTATCAGTGCGACAGGAACGGTCAGTTGGTTCGGGATGGGCGCATCTACTGCCTCGGTCGGCAGGATCTGACGCAGGAGATGTATCTGGCGAAGATCGAGGAAAAAGCCCGGGAGTTCATTCCGAAGGCGGACTGGAACGACGGCGTGTGGTCCGCCTTCCTCTCCCGCTTGCAGTATGTCCGGGTGGATGCCGGAGAGCCCGCCCAGTATGCGGTACTGAAGGAGGTTCTGGAGCGGAATCCGGCGGAGGTGAATGTGTTCTTCCTGTCGGTGGCGCCATCGTTTTTTACCACCGTCTGTGACAATCTGGCCCGGCAGGGGCTCAGCCGGGCGAACTGCCGGGTCGTGCTGGAGAAGCCTCTGGGGCATGACCTTGCCTCCAGCAACGCGATCACCGAGGCGGTCGGCAAGCATTATCGGGAAAACCAGATCTACCGGATCGACCATTATCTGGGCAAGGAATCGGTGCAGAACCTGATGGCGCTGCGGTTTGGCAACGCGCTGTTCGAACCGTTGTGGCGGCGGGAATGGATCAGCAATGTGCAGATCACCATCGCCGAGGAAGTCGGAATCGGCAGCCGTGGCGGGTTTTACGAAGGCACGGGGGCGCTGCGCGATATGGTGCAGAACCATCTGCTGCAATTGTTGTGCTTCGTGGCCATGGAACCGCCCGTCAGTCTCGATTCCAATGCCATCCGCGACGAAAAGCTCAAGGTGCTGGAATCGCTGATACCGTTCACCGAGGAGGATGTATTCAAGAAAACCGTGCGCGGACAGTATCGTGCCGGCACGTCGCGTGGAAAGCCGGCGGTCGCTTATGTCGAAGAAGCCGGGATACCTGCCGACAGCAAGACTGAAACCTTCGTGGCGATCAAGGCCGAGATTGCAAATTGGCGCTGGGCGGGGGTGCCGTTTTACCTGTTCACGGGCAAGCGGCTGCCTACCCGGCTGGCTGAAATCGTGATCAATTTCCGCGACGTTCCGCACCAGATATTCCCCTTGGCGCCGGGAGCCGCGGGGGCACCGGCCAAGCTGGTGATCCGTCTGCAACCCGACGAATACATACGTCTTTACCTGTATGCCAAGCAGCCCGGAGACACGATGGAGCTGCAACCGGTGTATCTCGATCTGAACTTTGCCGGCGCCTTCAAGACCAACACGCGGAGGGCGGAAGGGTACGAACGTTTGTTGCTGGATATTATCCGCGGCAACCAGTCGCTGTTCGTGCGGCAGGATGAGTTGGAGCAGGCTTGGCGTTGGGTGGAACCGATTCTTAACACCTGGGCGGCGGATCCGGCAGGACCTAAGCTGTATGCAGCGGGCACCTGGGGGCCTGCGGCTTCCGCGGAGCTGTTATCACGAGATGGATTTTGCTGGCACGACGAAGATTGA
- a CDS encoding DUF2490 domain-containing protein yields the protein MSMDTQKVGTGCSVVFLALFPYNGANADITTNDWGSWGQVVAEGNLSFIDPSLEKGRLWLEGQMRWDNDWQHWYQGMARAALGYSLSDRATLWLGYTYLPTQNVGQPYVAQQDVWPAFRYVLPTDFGTVTFRTMFETNFLRGDQPRYRPRQMLRFMRPFDFEPRLSLIAWDEVFVNINSTYWGGQAGFNQNRGFIGGGWTFDPGFRVELGYMNQYIDSSDHQHQTMHNLIMGSLFIGF from the coding sequence ATGTCAATGGATACACAGAAAGTTGGAACAGGCTGCTCAGTCGTATTTCTTGCTCTGTTCCCCTATAACGGCGCCAACGCCGATATAACGACGAACGACTGGGGCAGTTGGGGACAAGTGGTAGCGGAGGGCAATCTCAGCTTTATCGATCCCAGCCTTGAAAAAGGTCGCTTATGGCTGGAAGGTCAAATGCGCTGGGACAACGACTGGCAACATTGGTACCAGGGCATGGCACGTGCTGCATTGGGATATTCTCTCAGCGACAGAGCCACACTATGGCTCGGCTACACCTACCTGCCCACTCAGAACGTGGGGCAGCCCTATGTAGCCCAGCAGGATGTATGGCCGGCATTCCGCTATGTATTGCCGACCGATTTCGGAACGGTGACTTTTCGGACGATGTTCGAGACGAATTTCTTACGAGGCGACCAACCGCGCTACCGTCCTCGGCAGATGCTTCGCTTCATGCGCCCCTTCGATTTTGAGCCAAGATTGAGCCTGATTGCCTGGGATGAAGTATTCGTGAACATAAACAGCACCTATTGGGGTGGCCAGGCAGGTTTCAATCAGAATCGCGGATTCATCGGCGGAGGATGGACGTTCGACCCCGGTTTCCGGGTTGAGCTCGGCTATATGAACCAGTATATAGACAGCTCTGACCACCAGCATCAAACCATGCATAACCTCATTATGGGGTCTTTGTTCATCGGGTTCTGA
- the ssb gene encoding single-stranded DNA-binding protein, whose protein sequence is MASRGVNKVILIGNLGADPEVRYMPNGGAVANLRIATSESWKDQQTGQTQERTEWHSVVMYRRLAEIAGEYLKKGSKVYIEGSLRTRKWQDKNTGQDRYTTEIIGNEMQMLDRAGGGMGGGGGMGAGEPDWDAPPAGGAKPRSPGGGYGGGTGGSGAGSSQFDEGFDDDVPF, encoded by the coding sequence ATGGCCAGTCGAGGCGTCAACAAAGTCATACTCATCGGCAATCTGGGCGCAGACCCGGAAGTGCGTTACATGCCGAACGGCGGCGCGGTCGCCAATCTGCGCATCGCCACCAGCGAATCCTGGAAGGATCAGCAGACCGGTCAGACCCAGGAGCGCACCGAATGGCACAGCGTGGTGATGTACCGCCGCCTGGCCGAAATCGCCGGCGAGTACCTGAAGAAAGGCAGCAAGGTCTACATTGAAGGGAGCCTTCGGACCCGAAAATGGCAGGACAAGAACACCGGCCAGGATCGCTACACCACCGAAATCATCGGCAATGAAATGCAGATGCTCGACCGCGCCGGCGGGGGCATGGGGGGCGGCGGAGGAATGGGCGCGGGTGAACCGGACTGGGACGCCCCGCCGGCCGGCGGGGCCAAGCCACGCAGCCCGGGTGGCGGATACGGCGGCGGCACCGGCGGAAGCGGCGCCGGAAGCAGCCAATTCGACGAGGGATTCGACGACGACGTGCCGTTTTGA
- a CDS encoding MFS transporter, whose translation MTRAEIRAAISLAAIYMFRMLGLFLILPVFSIYARDLPDATPALIGLAISAYGLTQAIFQIPFGIWSDRFGRKPLIVIGLLMFTAGSVMAAVTDSIYGIVAGRALQGAGAVAGVVMALAADLTQEEHRTKAMALIGISIGISFAFSMVAGPVLAGWIGVKGIFWAVAGLALLGIVVLYTAVPTPRLLRFHRDTEAQPARFASVLANPELVRLDVGIFALHAILTATFVALPLILRDQLHMDMPEHWKIYLPVFVLSMVSMVPFVIVAEKKRQMKPVFLAFILLTAAVDAGLAGLVPTTFGIGVLLYLFFTGFNLLEATLPSMVSKVAPPDLKGTAMGVYSTTQFLGAFVGGAGGGWIQGHYGIPAVFLFCAAMALLWLAVAFGMEKPRHLSSLMVNLGEISASAATDLSARLRGVPGIADAVVVPDDGVVYLKIERERLDRSLLESVLNEAARA comes from the coding sequence ATGACCCGCGCCGAAATCCGGGCTGCCATTTCGCTCGCGGCGATCTACATGTTCCGCATGCTGGGTCTGTTCCTGATCCTGCCGGTGTTCTCGATCTATGCGCGAGACTTGCCCGACGCGACGCCGGCCTTGATCGGCCTGGCCATCAGTGCCTACGGGCTCACCCAAGCGATCTTCCAGATCCCTTTCGGCATCTGGTCCGACCGTTTCGGGCGCAAGCCGCTGATCGTCATCGGCCTTCTGATGTTCACGGCCGGTAGCGTCATGGCGGCCGTGACGGATTCGATCTACGGCATCGTCGCCGGCCGGGCGCTACAGGGCGCAGGCGCCGTTGCCGGTGTGGTCATGGCGCTGGCCGCCGACCTCACCCAGGAGGAACACCGCACCAAGGCGATGGCGCTGATCGGCATCAGTATCGGGATTTCGTTCGCCTTTTCGATGGTAGCGGGGCCGGTGCTGGCCGGCTGGATCGGCGTCAAGGGCATCTTCTGGGCCGTCGCCGGGCTGGCGCTGCTCGGCATCGTCGTGCTTTACACCGCGGTGCCCACACCGCGCCTGCTCCGCTTCCACCGCGATACCGAGGCGCAGCCCGCGCGCTTTGCCAGCGTGCTGGCCAATCCGGAGCTGGTGCGGCTGGATGTCGGCATCTTCGCCCTGCATGCCATCCTGACCGCGACCTTCGTCGCCCTGCCTCTGATTTTGCGCGACCAATTGCACATGGACATGCCGGAACACTGGAAAATCTATCTGCCGGTGTTCGTGCTGTCGATGGTCAGCATGGTGCCCTTCGTGATCGTGGCGGAGAAGAAACGGCAGATGAAGCCGGTGTTTCTGGCCTTCATTCTGCTGACGGCCGCTGTCGACGCGGGCCTCGCCGGTCTCGTTCCGACCACTTTTGGCATCGGCGTGCTGCTGTACCTGTTTTTCACCGGCTTCAACCTGCTGGAGGCGACCTTGCCCTCGATGGTTTCCAAGGTGGCTCCGCCCGACCTCAAGGGTACGGCCATGGGCGTGTATTCCACGACCCAGTTCCTCGGCGCCTTCGTGGGCGGCGCCGGGGGGGGCTGGATACAGGGGCATTACGGCATTCCGGCAGTGTTCCTGTTCTGCGCCGCCATGGCCTTGCTGTGGCTGGCGGTCGCCTTCGGCATGGAGAAGCCGCGGCACCTGAGCAGCCTCATGGTCAATCTGGGGGAAATCAGTGCCAGCGCGGCGACCGATCTCTCGGCGCGCTTGCGCGGCGTCCCCGGTATCGCCGATGCCGTGGTCGTTCCCGACGATGGCGTGGTCTATCTCAAGATCGAACGGGAGCGGCTGGATCGGAGCCTGCTCGAATCAGTACTCAATGAAGCGGCGCGCGCGTAG